A region of the Deltaproteobacteria bacterium genome:
ATCCATACATTGAAGTATTTCGAGGATTAAAATTTGAGCCTGACGCAGCCTGTCACGCAGTAGCCGTGGCGGAGGCGGAAGATTGCGGAAATTGGCCATTTATGGATGGACACTCAATGTCATTAACTTAACCGACCGGCTTATACTGTAGGAAGAATTTTTTTCGCTTGGCTTTGTGCTTACGCGGATATTTTCTTCCCAGTCTGATTGGTTCAATAGTTTTTAGCAAGAGGTCTTGTAATTCAGTGATCAGGTTTTTAATCTGCGCGATGGAGTCATAAAACAGCAAAGCAACCAGTCCTTTACACTTTGAGAGGGCCTGGGTGAAGTTGATTTGATATCGATACTGTTTGCCGGTATCCTCATCCAAATGGTTTTGAATGGGAATTGTTAACATGCGCACCAGGTTTTTGGCGAAGATTGTTGCATGGAAGTCCTGATACACGGACAGGGGGGATTTTCCGGAGAAGTTTTCCACCTCTATTCGACACTTAATAGTTTTGTAGTTTTCTTCAACAGGCCATCTATGGTTATATAGGTTGCTGAACACATGGATAGGATACTGTTGGGTATCAATCAATGAAGTGATCAGAACGACAACATGTCCATTGTTCTCAATGCGGATCAGTCGCAGTTTGAGGGGTGTCAAGTCTAGTCCCATTTGCTTGCACTGGGCCACAGAAGATGCATGAATCGGCAGGTCAATGATTTTTTCAGGCCGACCGGAACGTAAGAACTTGCGAACTACCTTCCATTTGGTGCAGGAAAGTCGAGCGCAAAAGTTGGCATTCATGGACAGTATCAATCTGAAGAGCCACCACGCCGGATATCCTCTGTCGAGCAGAATCAGATCGTTCGGCATCACATTGAGCAAGTGTTGGGCAGCAAGCTCGCGTTCACCGATATCTTTTGGTTTGATGATGGCCTCGATGGTGATCTTATTGAGGACATCAAAAAGTTGAGATACCCTGGCCATGGGAGATGATACTCCCAGGCGACTGTTCCAAACGCCAAAGTGCTGAGCGAGCGTTTCACTTGATGGCAAACGCAAGGTGGAGCCATCAATGGCCAACAACCGAAAGCCCAGCCAGGTACGTGGCTTGAAGTGTTTTTCAAAATAGTTGATAAGATGTTGGTTCAGTTCGATAAAGGCTTCGAACTTCAATTTCATACGAGCTTTGCTTAGAGCTGCCTTGGAGACAATACGCCTAGCCACATCAAAGCGGCAAACGGTTTTGAAGAACTTGTCCAGCTCATCCTGATATGAGCCTTTGACAAAATTGATCAGAAAAACAATCAGTACGTGAAAGGGGAGTTTCCTCTGGCGTGTAAAATCATTTTGATGTTGACGGTGGCGGCAGATAAATGAGGGAGAAATGATGATTCGTTTAATGAATTCAATTGCATCGGCACATATATTGAAAATCAGGTTTCGTGCCAACATGAACAACATCATCGTGATTTTTCGGCATGGTATGCTCCTTTCGTGTATGTATTGATTACTTCTTTTTATTGAAAGCGAGTATACCATGCCACCCTCTAAAAAGAAAGGATATTCTTAATATATCTGAATGGTTATGCCCTTTTGCTACCACTTAAGTTAATGACATTGGATGGGCACTAGTAAATGAGCATTTTGAGCCTCATTTTAACCCGAGCATCTGCAAGCGTAGTAGTTTTTCAGCGGCCTGCGAGGGAAGGGAATGCAGGGACAGCTCCCGTTGAACGAATTTTCGGATTTACCCGGCGGTCGGATCCTTGTCTTTGAGATGTGCTTCTATTCAGTACCCTGATGGGAGGAAAACAATGGAAAAGAGAAAACTGGCGATTCATGATTTTGTGAAGATGAAGGAGGAGGGGAGAAAGATCACCTGGATTACTTCCTATGATTTCCCTACCGCGCAG
Encoded here:
- a CDS encoding IS4 family transposase, with the protein product MLARNLIFNICADAIEFIKRIIISPSFICRHRQHQNDFTRQRKLPFHVLIVFLINFVKGSYQDELDKFFKTVCRFDVARRIVSKAALSKARMKLKFEAFIELNQHLINYFEKHFKPRTWLGFRLLAIDGSTLRLPSSETLAQHFGVWNSRLGVSSPMARVSQLFDVLNKITIEAIIKPKDIGERELAAQHLLNVMPNDLILLDRGYPAWWLFRLILSMNANFCARLSCTKWKVVRKFLRSGRPEKIIDLPIHASSVAQCKQMGLDLTPLKLRLIRIENNGHVVVLITSLIDTQQYPIHVFSNLYNHRWPVEENYKTIKCRIEVENFSGKSPLSVYQDFHATIFAKNLVRMLTIPIQNHLDEDTGKQYRYQINFTQALSKCKGLVALLFYDSIAQIKNLITELQDLLLKTIEPIRLGRKYPRKHKAKRKKFFLQYKPVG